In Candidatus Saccharibacteria bacterium oral taxon 488, a single window of DNA contains:
- a CDS encoding type II secretion system F family protein, whose translation MKKYYYEARDSATQKITKSVVQAESEVAAAKLLSAQGFVPLKIELQDEREGFFQRLSNKISSKDKIVFTRQLATLIGAGLPLAQSMHTVLEQTQNKRMQSIIQEIISDIEGGRQLSSAFEKHPEVFDNVYVALVAAGEVSGTLDEALKRIASQQEKDTAMLSKVRGAMVYPAIVLLVIIAVVVFMLVMVVPQVEGLYGSLHKELPFTTKAMVSVAGFLAQFWWALVILLGIGLYFFQQYLKTEAGIRAKDTFKLNIPVFDAMFRKLYMARFTRTGQTLLNSGVAMLDMLRITARAVNNSVIRQGIEHASEKVKGGKALSVSLKNEDYILPMVPQMIKIGEQSGKIDEMMGKCAQIYEEELDEEIKAITTTIEPVLMVVLAVVAGVMVGAIIFPIYNLVGDISL comes from the coding sequence ATGAAAAAATATTACTATGAAGCCAGGGATTCGGCCACGCAAAAGATTACCAAGTCGGTTGTGCAGGCTGAGAGCGAGGTCGCTGCGGCGAAATTGCTGAGCGCTCAGGGTTTCGTGCCGCTGAAAATTGAGCTTCAAGATGAGCGTGAGGGCTTCTTTCAGCGATTGTCAAATAAAATATCGTCCAAGGACAAGATCGTCTTTACGCGGCAGCTAGCGACGTTGATTGGTGCGGGGTTGCCGCTGGCGCAGAGCATGCATACGGTACTGGAGCAGACGCAAAACAAGCGGATGCAGAGTATCATTCAGGAGATAATTTCCGATATTGAGGGCGGTCGGCAATTATCAAGTGCGTTCGAGAAGCATCCAGAAGTATTTGACAATGTGTATGTAGCATTGGTGGCGGCCGGTGAGGTATCAGGAACGTTGGATGAAGCGCTTAAGCGCATCGCGTCACAACAAGAAAAAGATACAGCGATGCTTAGCAAAGTGCGTGGCGCCATGGTCTATCCGGCGATTGTGCTGTTAGTGATCATCGCAGTGGTGGTATTCATGCTCGTGATGGTAGTGCCGCAGGTCGAAGGACTGTATGGCAGCTTACACAAAGAGCTACCGTTCACAACGAAGGCCATGGTCAGCGTCGCTGGTTTTTTGGCGCAGTTTTGGTGGGCGTTGGTGATTTTACTTGGCATCGGTTTATATTTCTTTCAGCAGTATCTCAAAACCGAGGCTGGTATTCGCGCTAAAGATACGTTCAAGCTGAACATACCAGTGTTTGACGCCATGTTCCGCAAGCTGTACATGGCTCGCTTTACTCGTACCGGTCAAACGCTTCTTAATAGCGGGGTAGCGATGCTGGATATGCTGCGCATCACTGCTCGGGCGGTCAATAATTCAGTTATCCGTCAAGGTATTGAGCATGCTAGCGAAAAGGTGAAGGGCGGCAAGGCGCTGTCAGTGTCCTTAAAAAATGAGGATTATATCTTGCCGATGGTGCCGCAGATGATCAAGATTGGCGAACAGTCGGGTAAGATTGATGAGATGATGGGCAAGTGCGCGCAGATTTACGAAGAAGAGCTGGATGAGGAGATCAAGGCGATCACGACGACCATTGAACCAGTGCTGATGGTGGTCTTGGCGGTCGTGGCCGGCGTGATGGTGGGTGCAATAATCTTTCCAATTTATAATCTGGTCGGAGATATTAGCCTCTAG
- a CDS encoding type II secretion system protein has translation MAQQKANRGFTIIEVVLVLAIAGLIFLMVFLAWPALQRSQRDTQRRSDVTRFVSQVNSYATNNKGSIPKTDTGSINSFLDSYMKRGNGEFKDPQTGNNYSVVTGVAQQGSATTEKMVYATSAQCDGENIVAKSGSPRSFAVKVQLEGSGAFCKDNQN, from the coding sequence ATGGCTCAGCAAAAAGCAAATCGAGGGTTTACAATTATTGAAGTCGTGTTGGTGCTGGCGATCGCCGGACTGATATTTTTGATGGTATTCTTGGCGTGGCCGGCCTTGCAGCGCAGCCAGCGCGACACACAACGACGCAGTGACGTGACTCGGTTCGTCTCGCAGGTGAATAGTTATGCAACAAATAACAAGGGAAGCATCCCGAAAACCGATACGGGGTCGATTAATAGTTTCCTCGATTCGTATATGAAGCGTGGCAACGGTGAATTCAAGGATCCGCAGACAGGCAACAATTACAGCGTGGTAACTGGTGTCGCTCAGCAGGGTTCGGCAACGACCGAGAAGATGGTCTATGCCACGAGCGCTCAATGTGATGGCGAAAATATTGTTGCTAAAAGTGGTTCGCCGCGCTCGTTCGCTGTCAAGGTGCAGCTAGAAGGAAGCGGTGCGTTTTGTAAAGACAATCAAAACTAG
- a CDS encoding type II/IV secretion system protein has product MALLTDDMQGKLIGLLTSEGLIERSVVKEAQKRAGESGKPLLSLLTEEHLLENELLVHAVAQLSGVPYVNLASSVIEQHILNLLPEDVAERFMAVPLAEVQGRLAVAMIDANNVQAVDYLANRIQRPLKVFMASEESIRHVLGQYRTDLSSVNEAAEDSQREALDESSQNIVTIVQDSPISRALSTILEYAVKSHASDVHIEPLEKALKIRCRVDGVLREIMQLPKSIEPALVSRIKILSNLKIDEHRIPQDGQFAVNVAGKDVDLRIAISPVVWGEQVVIRLLDKTGNSFDLTDMGYAGRALRAIKKGIKRPSGMILTSGPTGSGKSTSLYALIKEIKDDSINIVTLEDPVEYKIDGVNQIQVHADVGLTFASGLRSILRQDPDVVMVGEIRDTETANLAVQAALTGHLVFSTLHTNSAAGVLPRLLDMGIEPFLIASTVNTIIGQRLVRRVAPKYDSYQSSPLETETIQSTVGHLLPKTQADISTVSQDLGYKALPLSGQAAYTLVRGRDMPQTPQGYSGRCGLYEVMDVTEEVQNLIVKRATSAEIQRLAIQQGMITMRQDGYLKALSGVTTLEEVNRVAADTA; this is encoded by the coding sequence ATGGCGCTACTGACGGATGATATGCAGGGAAAATTGATTGGCTTGCTGACGAGCGAGGGCTTGATTGAGCGGTCGGTCGTTAAGGAGGCGCAAAAACGCGCCGGCGAGTCGGGTAAGCCGTTACTGTCACTGCTAACTGAGGAGCACCTTTTGGAGAATGAATTATTGGTGCATGCGGTGGCGCAATTGTCTGGTGTGCCGTATGTTAATCTCGCAAGCAGCGTGATTGAGCAGCACATCTTGAACCTGCTGCCGGAGGATGTTGCCGAGCGATTTATGGCGGTACCGCTGGCCGAGGTGCAGGGGCGCTTGGCGGTGGCGATGATTGACGCCAATAATGTCCAGGCGGTTGACTACCTAGCAAATCGTATTCAGCGGCCGCTGAAGGTATTTATGGCCTCCGAAGAAAGCATCCGTCATGTCCTTGGCCAGTACAGAACAGACTTATCATCGGTCAATGAGGCAGCGGAGGACTCACAGCGCGAAGCACTGGATGAGTCGTCGCAGAACATTGTGACGATCGTTCAAGATTCGCCGATCTCGCGGGCGCTTAGTACAATCCTAGAGTATGCAGTAAAGAGCCATGCCTCGGACGTGCACATTGAGCCGTTAGAAAAGGCGTTGAAAATTCGCTGCCGTGTTGATGGCGTGTTGCGGGAAATTATGCAGCTACCAAAAAGTATTGAACCAGCGCTGGTTAGCCGTATTAAGATTCTATCAAATCTCAAAATTGATGAGCATCGAATTCCGCAGGATGGCCAGTTTGCAGTCAATGTGGCTGGCAAGGACGTCGACCTACGTATCGCGATTTCGCCGGTGGTATGGGGAGAGCAGGTGGTGATTCGTCTGCTTGATAAGACAGGTAACTCGTTTGATCTGACTGATATGGGGTATGCTGGGCGGGCACTGAGAGCCATCAAAAAAGGCATCAAGCGGCCGAGCGGAATGATTTTGACGTCTGGGCCGACTGGTTCGGGTAAGTCAACCAGTTTGTATGCGCTGATCAAGGAAATCAAGGACGACTCGATCAATATTGTGACGCTGGAGGATCCGGTGGAGTACAAGATTGACGGCGTCAATCAGATTCAGGTGCACGCTGATGTTGGACTGACGTTTGCATCGGGCTTACGGTCAATCCTCCGGCAGGATCCCGACGTGGTGATGGTCGGTGAGATCCGCGATACTGAGACGGCGAACTTGGCGGTGCAAGCGGCATTGACCGGACACTTGGTATTTTCGACGCTGCACACTAATTCGGCGGCGGGTGTGCTGCCGCGGCTGTTGGATATGGGGATTGAACCGTTCTTGATTGCTAGTACCGTAAATACTATCATTGGTCAACGGCTGGTCAGGCGGGTGGCGCCAAAATATGATTCATATCAATCGTCACCACTTGAAACGGAGACCATTCAGTCAACGGTTGGCCACCTCCTGCCAAAAACCCAGGCTGACATATCGACTGTTTCGCAGGATTTGGGCTACAAGGCCTTGCCATTATCTGGTCAAGCCGCTTATACTTTAGTCAGGGGCCGCGATATGCCGCAGACGCCGCAAGGTTACTCTGGCCGGTGCGGTTTGTACGAGGTTATGGACGTCACTGAGGAAGTTCAAAACCTGATCGTCAAGCGGGCAACGAGCGCCGAGATTCAGCGGCTCGCCATTCAGCAAGGCATGATAACGATGCGTCAAGATGGTTATCTCAAGGCGCTCAGTGGCGTGACAACATTAGAGGAAGTAAATCGGGTAGCAGCCGATACAGCATAA
- a CDS encoding type IV pilus twitching motility protein PilT has translation MNNQELRIEILLEEVVKKRASDLHIQVGLPPMLRIDGTLVAATGTQPLDEATVERLVFQILDEDQRQILLKDKEFDFSFAFGTLGRFRVNAFHERGNLAAALRLIPNEIKTAQELGMPPIVNTFADFPRGLVLVTGPTGSGKSTTLAALVDKINTEKSQHIITIEDPIEFTHKSKKSVVVQREVHYDTYSFSAALRSSLRQDPDVVLIGEMRDLETISAAITIAETGHLVFATLHTNSAAQSIDRMIDVFPPHQQPQIRAQLSNILMAICSQRLVPSIGGGRVVAAEIMIANPAVRNIIREGKSHQLDAVIQTGADQGMQTMDRTLVNLVQNGTITYDSAREFAVDLAEFERLIRG, from the coding sequence ATGAACAATCAAGAATTACGCATCGAAATTTTACTCGAAGAGGTGGTTAAAAAGCGGGCCTCAGACCTTCACATTCAAGTGGGCCTGCCACCGATGCTGCGTATTGACGGAACGTTGGTCGCAGCAACGGGCACGCAGCCGCTTGATGAGGCAACCGTGGAGCGGCTGGTATTTCAGATTCTTGATGAGGATCAGCGGCAAATTTTGCTCAAAGATAAGGAGTTTGACTTTTCGTTTGCGTTCGGTACACTAGGACGATTCCGGGTGAATGCCTTTCATGAGAGGGGTAATTTGGCAGCGGCGCTGCGCTTAATTCCAAACGAGATCAAGACTGCGCAGGAGCTGGGCATGCCGCCAATTGTTAATACATTTGCCGATTTCCCACGCGGTTTGGTGTTGGTGACGGGGCCGACTGGCTCTGGTAAATCGACGACGCTGGCGGCGCTGGTCGATAAAATTAACACCGAAAAGTCGCAGCACATCATTACTATCGAAGACCCGATTGAGTTCACGCACAAGTCAAAAAAATCAGTGGTGGTGCAGCGTGAGGTTCATTATGACACCTATTCGTTCTCAGCGGCGCTGCGCTCGAGCCTGCGCCAAGATCCAGACGTGGTGCTGATCGGCGAGATGCGCGACCTCGAGACAATCTCGGCGGCGATTACCATTGCCGAGACCGGGCACTTGGTGTTTGCGACGCTACACACCAACTCGGCAGCGCAGTCGATTGACCGTATGATCGACGTCTTCCCGCCGCATCAACAGCCGCAAATCCGGGCGCAGCTATCAAACATTCTGATGGCAATTTGTTCGCAGCGGCTGGTGCCGTCTATCGGTGGCGGTCGGGTGGTGGCGGCCGAGATCATGATTGCTAATCCAGCGGTGCGTAACATTATTCGCGAGGGCAAGAGCCATCAGCTGGATGCCGTCATTCAGACAGGTGCTGATCAGGGCATGCAGACCATGGATCGGACGCTGGTAAATCTGGTACAAAACGGTACGATTACCTATGATAGTGCCCGTGAGTTTGCGGTTGATCTAGCGGAGTTTGAGCGGCTTATCAGGGGATAG